ctttgcatAAACTTAGACATATATACTCATATGCATGTATTCATAGAAAGATGCCTAGAATAATATTCGCCAAGATGCTAATCGACCAACTGTGGTCATCGCTAGGATGTGAGATTTTTAACTCAAATGCTTTTAAACAAAAATCGTATCAGTCTTCTAAACTGTGTTCCCTGGGGGTGCCCGGCAGACTCAGTCGGCGGAGTAAGCGACTCTCGATCTCGagggtgtgagttcgagccccacaatggatgtaagattacttaaaactaaaatctttaaataaattaaaaataaagaaaaatggtgtTTCTTGGGTGTCAacaagaatttctttctttttttttatttaaaaaaaaattttttttcaacgtttatttatttttgggacagagagagacagagcatgaacgggggaggggcagagagagagggagacacagaatcggaaacaggctccaggctctgagccatcagcccagagcctgacgcggggctcgaactgacggaccgcgagatcgtgacctggctgaaatcggacgcttaaccgactgcgccacccaggcgcccctcaacaagaGTTTCAAGAGGTTTCTGTGATACTTGAAGAGTTTGGATAAAAAGTTCACATTAGATGAAAGCCATCAGGAGTAATGCGAAACGTGCCAACGATGGGCATATTCCCACATGTTGAGAGTCCTTGATACCGAAGGACAGGACGCACGTGGGTTCTGCCAGTTCCCAAACTGCCTTCTACCACCTTCCGCGACTTGCACGTCGCCGACATCCCaggagccgccccccccccccccccccccacctgagGACAAAGGGAAGACTATCCGGGGGTGCCACAACTGAGAAGGAACAGGGAATAGCAAagctcagttttattttctgcagTAGCAAACATTTAAATGGCAAACAAAACAAGGGGACCATGAGTGCCCAAGGGCTCGGGCCCTCGTTGCCCTCAGAAGACCAGGCAGGCCCCCAACCTCAGGTGGCAGCTAGTGCAGGCATCACTGCCCTAGGAAGGACGGACCGCCCAGACGGGGGACACGAGGCTAGACCTTAGCCCCCTTTCGCCAGCGCAGGCTTAGCGGGAAACAGGGGGCCCGAAGCGCTGCATGGTCCGAATCACCAGGGAAAGCTGGTCAAGAAAGTTGATGATGGAAATTCGGAGGAGGCGAGAGTTTTCAGCTCTCCAGCGgctgagagagaaaaggcaatcaAGTTGGAGGTGGTGGCTCCTCCCCTTCCtcgctccgcccccccccccagtacccATCCCTCGCACCCTTCTCCCCCCAGGAGCACCCCCCTCCGCGGGTGCAGGTGTTAGAGCCTGCGGGGCCCCTCCCCGCACCTAGTGCTCACGGCTCCAGCAGAGCATCCCCCCATGGAGACGACCCGCCACCTGCAGCCACCCCGACCCCGGCCCTTCCAGAACTTACATGGCCAGAACGCTGTCAGTTACGGTGAGCTGCTTCTCCACGATGCCTCCGTGCGGTTCCCGATCTGGGGCCAAGGACGCACAGGCGATCTCCGCCTCCAAGTGGGACGGGAAAGGCACGCCGAGGGCGCTGGGTGCAGATTCGGTTAAGGTACCACCCCTACTCACTTAGGGCCTGAGCCCCCTTCTCAGGCCACCCTGACGAGGCCACCCACTCCCGGCCCTAATCGCTCGCGGCCACCCCATTCCCTGGCCCAGGTCCTCCCACCGCCCCCAGGAACCCGTTTCCcccctgctctccttccttcctcctcccccacctctctccagcCACCCCGGGACCACCCTGCTCTCAGATCTTTGCCCCACGCCCCGCAGATTACCGCGGCTCCTCTCCCTTTCCGCCCCCTGCCCATGCCCGCTGTCCCCTCGGCTAGGATACAATATGTGTACTCGGGTTTCCGGCCTTCCGGCCGTGGAGAGGGCATCTCCGCCTGGCCCCGGGGCGTGCTGTGGTCGCGGGACACGCGGAGCTGCGCCGGCGACCGCGGCCTCCGTGCCTGCGCTGCAAAGGCCGCCACAGCCGCCCTGGCCCCGGCCCTCCAGGCTGTTGTCGGCGCCGCCCGCCGGGCCGCCTGCGTCTGCGTCTGCCGCCTGCATGGTCGCCGCGCTCCGCCCCAGACCCCGCCCTTCGAGCACAGGCCCGGCCCGCTCGCCCAGTCGGCTGGCGGCTGAGGCGCTGCGGCTCCTTCCCGAAGCTCCGCCCCGCGCGCCGACCCGCCCTCCCCGCGCACGCGCAAAACGGACCGTCGGGAGGCTGCCGGGCGCGTGGCCGGTTCCCGCCAAAGCGACGCTCGCTGTCCCAGGCTCTCTCGGACCCTGGCTGCGGAAGCCCCGCCTATCACAGCTCGACGCCACCCCCAGGCGCCTGCGCCAACGGGCTCCTAGGGTTTCTAGTGAGGCCGCCAGGCCTGCGGCCGGTGCCCGCCCAGCCGGCCTTTCCGCCCTTGGGCCCTGGGAGACCCCCTGGCTTAGCTAGACTACGAGCGCTTCCTCATAAAGCCCACGCAAGTCACCCCGGCCTCCCGGGAGCGCCGAGGCCAacgtttccccccccccccctcccggccATTCCCTTGGGCGCCTGACTGGTTCCCGCCCAGCCAGCTCTGCCAGGAGCCCCTagagactcccccccccccacccttgtcCTCCTAGCCAACGAGGGCTCCCTCCTAAGGCTCCGCCCCCAAGCATCCAAAGCAAGGGGGCTCCCAGGAGCGCCTGAGCAAACGGACCCCCCTGTGTTCCTCCCGGGCCCGGGACTGCTTCCCGCGCCCCTGCCCCGAAGCCAGCTCTGCCCTGGGCTCCCAGAGACCCCGCCCTCGGCCGCCTCTCCAGCGGCTGCTCCCTCACCAATCGTCGCCACGCGCTGTGACGGGTGACCCCACCGCACCCACGCAAACCAGTCCTACCTcagctccaccccctccccacaccccgaGCCCCTCCCCAGACCTCGTGGGAGGCCGCCAGACACCACGGCCTGTTGTCCAGAGGGCCCTGCCTCTTCCTCGCGCTCAGTGTCCCCAGCACGTGCGGCTCCACGACCTCGCAGCGGTTCGTGGAGGGAGATGGGCCACAGCCCAGACGGACACGGCCCCGCACCCCGTCCCCTTCCCCGGCACAGGTGGACACACCAAAGCGGCCTTTGGAGGGGGCGACTGAGCACAGGTGCGGATCAGATCGGCGGTCTGGGAAGGTCACGAAGGGGCTCCCGTCGGGGGGCAAGCCTGCCAGTaggaggcaaggagggaagggATGGCGACTGGAGCTGAAGTAGTTAGTGGCCACGGAGAACAGGGATGCGGTCGCATAGGAAAAACCACAGTGCAAAAGGGAAATCACTAAAATCCCAACTTAGGAAGAAGCTACTGTCCATGTGCACGGAAATCCTGCAACGGTAGCCTGAAGTGTAAACACCTCGAATCTCTGTGTGGTGGGATTGAGGGTGGTCCCCActtcttttttgtgtatttctccCCCAAAAGGTTCACAGTGACTTTACATGACCTTTagtgttttcaattctttgacATCCTTGTGTGCGTGATCTCTACGCCCCACGTGGTGCCGGCACTCACGACCCAGTGAGTGCTTCCACAAATCAGGCTTGAGAGAGcagacgaggggcgcctgggtggcgcagtcggttaagcgtccgacttcagccaggtcacgatctcgcggtccgtgagttcgagccccgcgtcaggctctgggctgatggctcggagcctggagcctgtttccgattctgtgtctccctctctctctgcccctccccccgttcatgctctgtctctctctgtcccaaaaataaataaacgttgagagaGCAGACGATGCCATCCAGGGCGCCGGGCAGCAGCACTCCCCGCACCAACAGCACGACGAGGACCACGCAGGAGAAGGTAGCCGTGAAGTACACgatctggggcgggggggggggacggggggggggacCTGCTCAGAAGGGGCCCTGCGGCCCCGCCTCCCCACTTAGGGGCCCCCCAGCCTCAGCAGGGGGGCAGGCGGGCCACACACCCCCACTGTGGTACGGTCCGCTCCGAGGTCAAGCGGGAGGCCAgcctgcagccccccccccccccccgtctacTCCTCAGAGCCTGGGCTCCTCCCGAAGGACGCGGGGTGCTCAGCTGGCCATCGGCCGCCCCCGCAAGGACGGGTCAGCTgtagagagggagggcagaggcaggaccTTGAGCAGGACATCGGCCTGGAGGCAGGTCCCATGCCTCCTGTGGTTCTCTGCACAGAGGCAGGGTCCTGGGCAGGACGGAGTGGACTGGGCCGGCCGGAGACAGAGGCGACAGCGAGGTGACCGCGAAGACCTCTGCCTCCGTCCCACCCTCAGCAGAGCAGGACAGGTAGGCAAGGGAGGGCCACGGGCCGGGTCCCCCCAGGCTGGCCGCAAagcagagagtgagcaagtagtgagtgaggaagagagggaaactgGGGCGGGGATGCCCGACACAGGCAAGTTCAGCTGGCGGTCGCCTGGGCCTGTCCCCTCAGGACGGAAGGCGGCTGGGCTGGAGTTTGGAGGTTGCGGAGGACTACCCAGGCACGCGTGGGAAATCCACCGGGCTGGGTTCAAGGACCTGCCCCCGCCTCAGGCGCTGGCCCGGTCACCTCGCGTGGCGgggtgcccctgccccctcccccccggcggagacaccccttctccccaccggccatgctgcccccacccctgccatcatCACCCACCCCGACGCGCCCGCCTCCAGCTGTACCTTTCCTGTTGACTTGACCCCCTTGCAGACACAGAAGTAGGCCAGCACCCAGCAGGCCGGCAGACACAGGGTCACCTCCCAGTTGAGGGCCCCTGGCAcgtccagccccccccccccccccccccccccccgagagccGCAAGACTTTGTTCCTGGGGGAGGGACAGCCCGTCAGGGCTGCCGCAGCAGAGGGCACAGCGACCGGGGAGCTGTCGCCGGGGCGGTGCTCCCCCGTGCCGCTGCCCTCGGGTCCAGCTGGGCCCCCCTGGGCCCCCGGGCCCCCCGCCCAAGCCCGCAGCCATTGCGGTGTGGGAGGCGGGAGCCCGGGAGCCCCCGGCGGTGTACCCTCCCCCAGGCTGGCAGGCACTAGGGGACTGACGGCGCCCGGGCCCGAGAGATGGTGAGGGAGCCAGGCCCGTCCCTTCCAGCTCCCCTAGGGGCCGCGCGGGGCGCgctccctgaggacaggcagGGCCTGGGAGTGGCCCCTGCTCGGCATCCCGCGTcggcccccccggcccccggggACGGGTCCCGGCACACGCAGACGCGAGCCGTACGGGGAGCCCACAGACAGGGACAGGCACGGTGCTGCCCAGAAGCGCCTGAGCGCGGCCCACGCCTCGATGCCCGGGCCCCGGGCGGGCGGCGGTCAGCTGGCTGCTCGCACGTGCGCCCGGCTGGCGCCTGCGCAGACACACgcttggggggaggggcgggccggGCCGGAAACAGTCACGTGCCAGTGGCCTCACCAGAATGCTCTCGGGGACGAAGGAGCCCGACAGTGACGTCACGCGTCGAGGGGCGCAGCTTCCGGAACCAGCCTCCGTGTCCTCGGGGTCAGCGTCGAccggatccaggctctgggccaacaCAGCGAGGCCGGCTCCGTGGGAACCAGCTCCGCGGGGTCTGTCTGCGCAGGCGCCCTGGCCGTCCCCGACAGCCTTGCGCGCCGAGGGGCCGGGCTTCGCGAGGCCTGCCAGGGGTCTCGGCGGTCCGCCGACAGTGGGCGCAGCGTAGCGGTGGGCTCTGAGGAGGCCGGTGCGGCGGCCGTGAGGGCCCCGCACGACGGCGCGGAGGAAGTGGCGGTCACGCGGGCTCCCGAGGGTGGCGCGGAGGACGCGGGGGCAGGCCCACAGGCCTCCGACGGAGGCACGGACGGCCACGACCCCCAGCTTAGCCCCCGAGGTCCCGGTTGCCAGGGCAACTGCAGCCGCCACGATGGCGAGGGTGGCCCTGGCAGCAAGGGAGCAGTGGTCGAGGGGGCCTGCGCCCTTCCCCTGGCCGAACGGGCCCCGAGGGCCCTGGCCCCCGGTGGagacgcggcggcggcggcgacctCCTCAACACTGCTGGAGTTGTATCCTTTCCGTGGCGGGGTGGCTGGGGAACAGGGCGGCAGCCCGGGGACGGGAcggacgggggcgggggtgggcagcCTGGCGGGACAGGGACGGCCGGTGCCCGCGGGCCCCCAGGGTCGGGGAAGCGGCTCAGGGTGGGCAGAGGTGGCGGGAGGGAGCGCGAGTGTCCCGGGGGTAGAAGCGGGCCTCTGAGTGGTCAGGAGGCTTCAGGCCATGGGAACTCCAGGAGCCCGTTGTGCCTTAACCGGGTGCCTCCCAGCAGGCTCACTGTGTCTTTCCGGTCGCCCCTGGAGGCAGAGATGGCCCGCAGGGCCCTGACTACACACGTCCAACGCCACCGAGGGTTGGCTCAGAAGGAGCTTTGCGTGAGGGGCAGCGCCCTGGCCGTGTGAGTCCTCCAACAAGAGTATGCGCGGGACGGGTGGGCGGTGGCGGCGGGTGGCGTGGTCGCGTCTCTGCCTTCCAGTGCCGTC
The DNA window shown above is from Lynx canadensis isolate LIC74 chromosome X, mLynCan4.pri.v2, whole genome shotgun sequence and carries:
- the LOC115507172 gene encoding EKC/KEOPS complex subunit LAGE3-like, which encodes MQAADADAGGPAGGADNSLEGRGQGGCGGLCSAGTEAAVAGAAPRVPRPQHAPGPGGDALSTAGRPETRVHIFALGVPFPSHLEAEIACASLAPDREPHGGIVEKQLTVTDSVLAIRWRAENSRLLRISIINFLDQLSLVIRTMQRFGPPVSR